AAAAGTAATCGGCACCACCAGAAATTTGAGTATGGACTCGAGCTCCACCCAAATCTTCTGCCGATATAACCTCTCCCGTTGCCGCTTTTACAAGGGGTGGTCCCCCAAGGAAGGAATAGGCAAGCTTATCTATCATTACCGCCTGACAAGCCATAAAGACTATGTAGGCTCCTCCTGCGGTGTTGCCTCCCGTGCTGAGGGTAATCTGCTTAAGTCCCTTAGCGGACATTCTCGCCATGTTGTAAAACATCGATCCAAAATGACCGTCATCGGGGAAGACATCCGCCTGCATGGGAAGGTAAGCTCCACCTGAATCGGCAATATACACGCAGTTTAAACCACACTGTTCAGCTATTGCTTGGGCTCTCATATGTTTTTTCAGAGTGATCGGGAAATAGGTGCCAGCCTTTACTCTACTGTCGTTTGCAATAATCATAGTCCAATTACCGTGGATCTTTCCAATGCCGGTCACAATACCACCACAGGGGACATCTTCCACATCGGGATAATTCATTCCAAATCCAGCTATAACTCCCAGTTCGTAAAACTCCGTTCCTTCGTCTATAAGCTTTTGTATGAGCTGGCGCACCGGTTGTTTGCCCTGCTTCGCAAGCCGCTGAACAGCAGCTTCTCCGCCGGGCCACATAGCCCGATACATTAACTCATCAAGCTTTAGCTCTTCCTCCTCCCAGAAGCGCCTGTTCTCAGCTCTTTCTTCCGGCGTCATATAGGATCACTCCTTTATACGGATAAAATTTTCGGCGTGAGCGACCGCATCTAAAAAATCTCTCACTTTAATTTCATAAGGAGATAGCATGCTGCATAGTAGCGCGTATCAGCAACAAAGGTGATAAGTGAGAGACTCAAAGCAAAAACTCAGCATATACTCACTACTTACCCTTATAAACCGGTTTCCGCTTTTCCTGAAAGGCTTTCAACCCTTCTAATCGGTCTTCAGTTGGAATCGTAATCCAGTATGCGTTTGATTCGATAGCAAGTCCTGTATGAATATCTACTTCAAGCCCGTAATTTATGGCGTATTTTGCCTGTTGGATAGCGATAGGACCAGTTTCACAAATCATAGCCGCCATAGAAAGACATTCTTCAATAAGTTTTTCTGGGGGACATATTTTATTGACTAGCCCAATCTGGAGAGCCTCCTGAGCATCCACGCGGCGACCGGTAAAAATCAACTCTTTAGCCTTGCCTCGACCCACAAGCCTGGGAAGACGCTGAGTGCCACCTGCTCCCGGGATAATAGCAAGACGGGTCTCTGTAAGTCCCATAGTTGCAGTGGTGGATGCGATGCGAATATCACAAGCAAGAGCCAGCTCAGTGCCGCCTCCAAGAGCAATACCATTCACGGCAGCAATAACCGGTTTGCTCATAAATTCAATGAAAGTAAAAAGATTCCTTATAGTGAAAATAAATTCTCTCACCTGATCTTCCGTGAGAGTAGCCCGTTCTTTCAGGTCAGCGCCAGCACAAAAAGCCTTATCCCCCGCCCCCGTAATGATCACTACTCGCACATCTCGATCAAAATGAAGAGCTTCCACTTTTTCCT
This genomic interval from Thermodesulforhabdaceae bacterium contains the following:
- a CDS encoding enoyl-CoA hydratase, with product MMEQPLVLEERRDQVVILTLNRPEVMNSFNFPMLRALKEKVEALHFDRDVRVVIITGAGDKAFCAGADLKERATLTEDQVREFIFTIRNLFTFIEFMSKPVIAAVNGIALGGGTELALACDIRIASTTATMGLTETRLAIIPGAGGTQRLPRLVGRGKAKELIFTGRRVDAQEALQIGLVNKICPPEKLIEECLSMAAMICETGPIAIQQAKYAINYGLEVDIHTGLAIESNAYWITIPTEDRLEGLKAFQEKRKPVYKGK